In one window of Hymenobacter nivis DNA:
- a CDS encoding circadian clock KaiB family protein — MRLYIADQTAKSVAALANLRGYCEEYMASSYSLEVNDLLLHPQLAEGDQVLAIPTLVHKVPAPLRRLIGDFSNEKRVLVGLDIRPRGGQ; from the coding sequence TTGCGCCTGTACATAGCCGACCAGACCGCGAAGTCGGTGGCCGCACTGGCCAACCTGCGCGGCTACTGCGAAGAGTACATGGCCAGCAGCTACTCGCTGGAGGTGAATGACTTACTGCTGCATCCGCAGCTGGCCGAGGGCGACCAGGTTCTGGCCATCCCGACGCTGGTGCACAAGGTGCCCGCGCCGCTGCGCCGCCTCATCGGCGACTTCTCGAACGAGAAGCGCGTGCTGGTGGGGCTCGACATCCGCCCGCGGGGGGGGCAATAG
- a CDS encoding DUF885 domain-containing protein, translating into MKKLLLAGLAAAALATACNQRNKSDTSWTGRTDHPSADPQALGALFDTYWEKQSRLDPLSATSQGDNRFNDQLPNDGTRAYRDSLRTFYQTYLTRLERFDRAELGPNDQLSYDIFRYQMQQNLAGLQLNTWMMPFNQFYALPLTMGQMGSGEGIQPFKTVKDYDNWLGRVRGFAVWADTAIANFRTGVRAGVVLPRALVTQMVPQMRALVVADPAKSLFYGPINKFPASFSAADKARLTADYKKAISTELVPTYQKLGDFLQTEYLPRARASSGLGALPGGPEMYKYLVANSTTTDLTPAEIYQVGLGEVKRIRAEMERVKASVGFKGDLRAFFEYLKTDKRFRPYKTPAQILAAFEAIHQRMAPNLAKMFGHVPKTPFEIRQTEAFRAASASAEYNQGAPDGSRPGIFYVPILDATKFTTTSGMESLFLHEAIPGHHYQISLQQENTSLPKFRRFGGQNAYVEGWALYCESLGKELGLYTDPYQYAGALGDEMLRAVRLVVDTGLHSRNMTREQAIAYMLDNLPLSTQDATSAVERYMAIPGQALGYKIGALKIRELRTRYEQQLGPKFSLSAFHDEILKDGSMPLAVLEKKMDAWAAAQK; encoded by the coding sequence ATGAAAAAACTCCTCCTCGCCGGGCTGGCCGCCGCCGCCCTGGCCACCGCCTGCAACCAACGGAACAAGTCCGACACCAGTTGGACGGGCCGGACAGACCACCCCTCCGCCGATCCCCAGGCCCTGGGGGCCCTGTTCGACACGTATTGGGAAAAGCAGTCGCGCCTCGACCCGCTTTCGGCCACCAGCCAGGGCGACAACCGCTTCAACGACCAGCTGCCCAACGACGGCACCCGCGCCTACCGCGACTCGCTGCGCACGTTTTACCAAACGTATTTGACGCGGCTGGAGCGCTTCGACCGCGCGGAGCTGGGGCCCAACGACCAGCTCAGCTACGACATTTTCCGGTACCAGATGCAGCAGAACCTGGCCGGCTTGCAGCTGAATACCTGGATGATGCCCTTCAACCAGTTCTACGCCCTGCCCCTCACGATGGGCCAGATGGGCTCGGGCGAAGGAATTCAGCCCTTCAAAACGGTGAAAGATTACGACAACTGGCTGGGCCGCGTGCGGGGCTTCGCGGTGTGGGCCGACACGGCCATCGCCAACTTCCGCACCGGCGTGCGGGCCGGCGTGGTGCTGCCCCGGGCCCTGGTGACGCAGATGGTGCCCCAGATGCGGGCCCTGGTGGTGGCCGACCCCGCCAAAAGCCTCTTCTACGGCCCCATCAACAAGTTTCCCGCCAGCTTCTCGGCCGCCGACAAGGCCCGGCTGACGGCCGACTACAAGAAGGCCATCAGCACCGAGCTGGTGCCGACGTACCAGAAGCTGGGCGACTTCCTGCAAACCGAGTACCTGCCCCGCGCCCGCGCCAGCAGCGGCCTGGGGGCCCTACCCGGCGGCCCGGAAATGTACAAGTATCTGGTGGCCAACTCGACGACCACCGACCTAACGCCAGCCGAGATCTACCAGGTGGGCCTGGGCGAGGTGAAGCGCATCCGCGCCGAGATGGAGCGCGTGAAGGCCAGCGTGGGCTTCAAGGGCGACTTGCGGGCATTTTTCGAGTACCTGAAAACCGACAAGCGCTTCCGGCCCTACAAGACGCCGGCCCAGATTCTGGCCGCCTTCGAAGCCATCCACCAGCGCATGGCCCCGAACCTGGCCAAGATGTTCGGCCACGTGCCCAAAACGCCGTTTGAAATCCGCCAAACCGAGGCCTTCCGCGCCGCCTCGGCCTCGGCCGAGTACAACCAGGGGGCCCCGGATGGCTCGCGGCCGGGCATTTTCTACGTGCCCATTCTGGACGCCACCAAGTTCACGACCACCTCGGGCATGGAGTCGCTGTTTCTGCACGAGGCCATCCCCGGGCACCACTACCAGATTTCGCTGCAGCAGGAAAACACCAGCCTGCCCAAGTTCCGGCGCTTCGGCGGCCAGAACGCCTACGTGGAGGGCTGGGCCCTGTACTGTGAAAGCCTGGGCAAGGAGCTGGGCCTCTACACCGACCCCTACCAGTACGCCGGGGCCCTGGGCGACGAGATGCTGCGCGCCGTGCGCCTGGTGGTGGACACCGGCCTGCACAGCCGCAACATGACCCGCGAGCAAGCCATCGCCTACATGCTCGACAACCTGCCCCTGAGCACCCAGGACGCCACCTCGGCCGTGGAGCGCTACATGGCCATCCCCGGGCAGGCGCTGGGCTACAAGATTGGGGCCCTGAAAATCAGGGAGCTGCGCACCCGGTACGAGCAGCAGCTGGGCCCCAAGTTCTCGCTCAGCGCCTTCCACGACGAAATTCTGAAAGACGGCTCGATGCCGCTGGCCGTGCTCGAGAAGAAAATGGACGCCTGGGCCGCCGCCCAGAAGTAG
- a CDS encoding sensor histidine kinase, translating into MTRQIKLLVLLMAACTLALAGLQAYWNYQAYRTATRTFRRDANEALAEAAGQEIGLRQGALLRRYRTWLADTSAIILRGYVEPVYGSPRFSVADKHPFPKEKRAPYEIGFTDFSGRLGPRPARLDAAARAFFIQRFTAGPVAAGVREGTAFFYTKSLADKLIAAYAADTVHRRRLVRLYAQALRRREVAAPFRLRFDGLGAPPPGPRAAFATAAVRVDFAKKVAGQVRAEFADPNRAYLGRIRWVLLGSVGLIGIVVFCFAYTVRALLSQERLAALKDDFVNNMTHELKTPVATIGVAAEALERFALGPAATAEYLGIIRQQAARLGALADKILQSVVAEQAGLALARQPLCLGALLAPVLREAQPRLAQAGSRLAYAAPAGPVPIVGDAVHLTNVLATLFDNALKYGRPGGEIALWCGAENGQAVLRITNEGPGIPAQYQARVFEKFFRVPTGNRYDVPGSGLGLHYARALVQRHGGTLALHSAAGRTTFTIRLPLAAPYDDAALAPPAAARR; encoded by the coding sequence ATGACCCGGCAAATCAAACTTCTAGTGCTGCTGATGGCCGCCTGCACGCTGGCCCTGGCCGGCCTGCAAGCCTACTGGAACTACCAGGCCTACCGCACCGCCACCCGCACCTTCCGGCGCGACGCCAACGAGGCGCTGGCCGAAGCCGCCGGCCAGGAAATCGGGCTGCGTCAGGGGGCCCTGCTGCGCCGCTACCGTACCTGGTTGGCCGACACCAGCGCAATTATTCTGCGAGGCTACGTGGAGCCAGTGTACGGCAGCCCACGTTTTTCCGTGGCCGATAAGCACCCATTTCCAAAGGAAAAGCGGGCCCCGTACGAAATCGGGTTTACCGACTTTTCAGGCCGCCTGGGGCCCCGGCCAGCCCGGCTCGATGCGGCGGCCCGCGCTTTTTTCATCCAGCGCTTCACGGCGGGCCCCGTGGCGGCCGGCGTGCGGGAAGGCACGGCGTTCTTCTACACCAAAAGCCTGGCCGACAAGCTCATCGCAGCCTACGCCGCCGATACCGTGCACCGCCGCCGCCTGGTCCGCCTCTACGCCCAAGCGCTGCGGCGGCGGGAGGTAGCCGCGCCGTTCCGGCTCCGGTTCGACGGCCTGGGGGCCCCGCCGCCGGGGCCCCGGGCTGCCTTCGCTACCGCGGCGGTGCGCGTGGATTTTGCCAAGAAAGTGGCTGGCCAAGTCCGCGCCGAATTTGCCGACCCCAACCGGGCGTACCTGGGCCGCATCAGGTGGGTGCTGCTGGGTTCGGTGGGGCTGATTGGCATTGTGGTGTTTTGCTTCGCCTACACCGTGCGCGCCCTGCTCAGCCAGGAGCGGCTGGCGGCCCTGAAGGACGACTTCGTGAACAACATGACCCACGAGCTGAAAACGCCGGTGGCCACCATCGGCGTGGCGGCCGAGGCGCTGGAGCGGTTTGCGCTGGGCCCCGCGGCCACGGCCGAGTACCTGGGCATCATCCGGCAGCAGGCCGCCCGCCTGGGGGCCCTGGCCGACAAGATTTTGCAGAGCGTGGTGGCCGAGCAGGCCGGCTTGGCCCTGGCCCGCCAGCCCCTGTGCCTGGGGGCCCTGCTGGCGCCCGTGCTGCGCGAGGCCCAGCCCCGGCTGGCGCAGGCCGGCAGCCGCCTGGCCTACGCCGCGCCCGCCGGCCCCGTGCCCATCGTGGGCGACGCCGTGCACCTGACCAACGTGCTGGCCACCCTCTTCGACAACGCGCTGAAGTACGGCCGCCCGGGCGGCGAAATTGCCCTCTGGTGCGGCGCCGAAAACGGCCAGGCCGTGCTGCGAATTACCAACGAGGGCCCCGGCATCCCGGCCCAGTACCAGGCGCGGGTGTTCGAGAAATTCTTCCGCGTGCCCACCGGCAACCGCTACGACGTGCCCGGCTCCGGCCTGGGCCTGCACTACGCCCGCGCCCTGGTGCAGCGCCACGGCGGCACCCTGGCCCTGCACAGCGCGGCCGGCCGCACCACCTTCACCATCCGCCTGCCCCTCGCCGCCCCTTATGATGACGCCGCCCTTGCCCCACCTGCTGCTGCTCGAAGATGA
- a CDS encoding DUF885 domain-containing protein: protein MRKFLLTGLGALASLTACNQTKTTDATAAPGDIKNLFESYWERQAPLFPLAATSQGDNRYNNRLVNDQTRAFRDSLAGLYQGYLGRLGKFDRKQLAGNDLMSYDILHYDLQTRLDGLRLGLAMGADFPNSWMIPFNQFGGLPLALGQYGAGTGAQPFKTVQDYDNWLGRVHGFPVWADSAIANFRAGMKTGVVLPKTLVAKMIPQLRSLETTDATKSLFYGPIALLPSTFTDADKTRLTAAYQKAILAELVPTYKKLGDFLAKEYLPKARATTGHGALPNGQAQYNFLVKNWTTTSRTPAEIHDIGLREVARIKSEMNKVRTRLVFHGDLKALLTYMKTDRRFFPYKTPEDVLNGFRAIQGRMQPNLKKLFGRTPKTPFEVRQTEAFRAASASAEYNQGTPDGSRPGIFYIPILDATQYRTPGMESLFLHEAIPGHHYQISLQQENTALPKFRRFAWYGAMGEGWALYAESLGKELGLYKDPYEYLGALSQEMHRAIRLVIDTGMHTGQLTREQAIQYSLDNEATTREAATAEVERYMAIPGQALSYKIGQLKIRELRNQTEQKLGGSEHLREHYAGQYQNKYSIAAFHDELLKDGVMPLDILDQKMTRWADAQ from the coding sequence ATGCGTAAATTTCTCCTCACCGGCCTGGGGGCCCTGGCGTCGCTAACGGCCTGCAACCAAACCAAAACCACCGACGCCACGGCGGCCCCCGGCGACATCAAGAATCTATTTGAAAGCTACTGGGAGCGGCAGGCGCCGCTATTTCCGCTGGCGGCCACCAGCCAGGGCGACAACCGCTACAACAACCGCCTGGTGAACGACCAGACCCGCGCCTTCCGCGACTCGCTGGCCGGCTTATACCAAGGCTACCTGGGGCGGCTCGGCAAGTTCGACCGCAAGCAACTGGCCGGCAACGACTTGATGAGTTACGACATTTTGCACTACGACCTGCAGACCCGCCTCGACGGCCTCAGGCTGGGCCTGGCCATGGGCGCCGATTTCCCCAACAGTTGGATGATTCCCTTCAACCAGTTTGGGGGCCTGCCGCTGGCCCTGGGCCAGTACGGGGCCGGCACGGGGGCCCAGCCGTTTAAAACGGTGCAGGATTACGACAACTGGCTGGGGCGGGTGCACGGCTTCCCGGTCTGGGCCGACTCGGCCATCGCCAACTTCCGGGCGGGCATGAAGACGGGCGTGGTGCTGCCCAAAACGCTGGTAGCGAAGATGATTCCGCAGCTGCGGAGCCTGGAAACCACCGACGCCACCAAGAGCCTGTTTTACGGGCCCATTGCGCTGCTGCCCAGCACCTTTACCGACGCCGACAAAACCCGCCTGACGGCCGCGTACCAGAAGGCCATTCTGGCCGAGCTGGTGCCGACCTACAAAAAGCTGGGCGACTTCCTGGCCAAAGAATACCTGCCCAAGGCCCGCGCCACCACCGGCCACGGGGCCCTGCCGAACGGCCAGGCGCAATACAATTTCCTGGTGAAAAACTGGACCACGACCAGCCGCACCCCGGCCGAAATCCATGACATTGGGCTGCGTGAGGTGGCGCGCATAAAGAGCGAGATGAACAAGGTACGCACCCGGCTCGTGTTCCACGGCGACCTGAAAGCGCTGCTGACTTATATGAAAACCGACCGGCGGTTTTTTCCTTACAAAACGCCCGAGGACGTGCTCAACGGCTTCCGCGCCATCCAGGGCCGGATGCAGCCGAACCTGAAAAAGCTATTCGGCCGCACGCCCAAAACGCCGTTTGAGGTGCGCCAGACGGAGGCCTTTCGCGCCGCTTCGGCCTCCGCCGAGTACAACCAGGGCACGCCCGACGGCTCGCGGCCGGGCATTTTCTACATACCGATTCTGGACGCCACCCAGTACCGCACGCCGGGCATGGAGTCGCTGTTTCTGCACGAGGCCATTCCCGGCCACCACTACCAGATTTCGTTGCAGCAGGAAAACACCGCCCTGCCCAAGTTCCGGCGCTTTGCCTGGTACGGGGCAATGGGCGAGGGCTGGGCCCTGTACGCCGAGAGCCTGGGCAAGGAGCTGGGCCTCTACAAAGACCCCTACGAGTACCTGGGGGCCCTGAGCCAGGAGATGCACCGCGCCATACGGCTGGTGATTGACACGGGGATGCACACCGGCCAGCTGACCCGCGAGCAGGCCATTCAATACTCGCTCGACAACGAGGCCACGACCCGCGAGGCCGCCACAGCCGAAGTGGAGCGCTACATGGCCATTCCGGGCCAGGCGCTGAGCTACAAAATCGGCCAACTCAAAATCCGGGAACTGCGCAACCAGACCGAGCAAAAGCTCGGTGGCAGCGAGCACCTGCGCGAGCACTACGCCGGCCAGTACCAGAACAAGTACAGCATCGCCGCCTTCCACGACGAGCTGCTGAAGGACGGCGTGATGCCGCTCGATATCCTCGACCAGAAAATGACCCGCTGGGCCGACGCGCAGTAG
- a CDS encoding DUF885 domain-containing protein codes for MKRLLLPVLAAGALLGACLPAPALAQKAKPAAKNTAAVAPPAASAPLGALFAAYWQEQARLFPLEATAQGDNRYNDQLPNNQTRAFRAQQQRFYQQYLAALRKFDRAALSPADQVSYDIFAYDMQIRLDGLQLNSWMMPFAQFYSLPNTLVQLGAGTGSQPFKTVQDYDNWLARAGQFPVWADSAVGNFRRGLQAGVVLPKPLVQKMVPQLQAQVTEDATKSPFYGPINKLPASFSEADKTRLTAAYRQAILTQLVPAYHKLADFLQTDYLPQARTSAGIGAVPGGAEMYRYGVRQMTTTDRTPDAIYQTGLAEVKRIRTEMEAVKNQVGYQGDLAAFFAYLGSDPKFTPYKTPADVLNAFRAIQARITPNLPRLFGRTPKTPFEIRQTEAFRAATASAEYNRGTPDGARPGIFYVPILDATAFNTTSGMESLFLHEAIPGHHYQLSLQQENTSQPQFRRFGGYSAFSEGWALYCESLGPELGLYADPYQKLGALGDDIHRAIRLVVDVGLHAKGMSREEAIKYMMANEPISEQGATAEIERYMSWPGQALSYKTGALKLRELRARYEKQLGNKFDLRAFHDEVLAGGSMPLAVLEKRMDAWAARQR; via the coding sequence ATGAAAAGACTACTACTGCCCGTGTTGGCGGCCGGGGCCCTGCTGGGCGCTTGCCTGCCCGCTCCCGCGCTGGCCCAAAAAGCCAAACCGGCCGCTAAAAATACCGCAGCTGTTGCACCACCGGCCGCCTCGGCCCCGCTGGGGGCCCTGTTCGCGGCGTATTGGCAGGAGCAAGCCAGGCTGTTTCCACTCGAAGCCACGGCGCAGGGCGATAACCGCTACAACGACCAACTGCCCAACAACCAGACCCGGGCGTTTCGGGCGCAGCAGCAACGGTTCTACCAGCAATACCTCGCGGCGCTGCGCAAATTCGACCGGGCCGCACTCTCCCCCGCAGACCAAGTCAGCTACGACATCTTTGCCTACGACATGCAGATTCGGCTCGATGGCTTGCAGCTGAATTCATGGATGATGCCCTTCGCGCAGTTTTATTCCCTGCCCAATACGCTGGTGCAGCTGGGCGCGGGCACCGGCTCGCAGCCCTTCAAAACGGTGCAGGACTACGACAACTGGCTGGCGCGGGCGGGCCAGTTTCCGGTGTGGGCCGACTCGGCCGTCGGCAACTTCCGGCGCGGCCTGCAGGCCGGCGTGGTGCTGCCCAAGCCGCTGGTGCAGAAGATGGTGCCGCAGTTGCAGGCGCAAGTGACGGAGGATGCCACTAAAAGCCCGTTTTACGGGCCCATCAACAAGCTGCCTGCCAGCTTTTCGGAGGCCGACAAAACCCGGCTCACCGCCGCCTACCGGCAAGCCATTCTGACCCAGCTGGTGCCCGCCTACCACAAGCTGGCCGACTTTCTGCAGACCGACTACCTACCGCAGGCCCGCACCAGCGCGGGCATTGGAGCCGTGCCCGGCGGAGCCGAAATGTACCGCTACGGCGTGCGCCAGATGACCACCACCGACCGCACGCCCGACGCCATTTACCAGACCGGGCTGGCGGAGGTGAAGCGCATCCGGACCGAAATGGAAGCGGTAAAAAACCAGGTGGGCTACCAAGGCGACTTAGCGGCCTTCTTCGCCTACCTGGGGTCTGACCCCAAATTCACGCCCTACAAAACGCCGGCCGACGTACTGAACGCCTTCCGCGCCATTCAGGCGCGTATCACGCCCAACTTACCCAGGCTGTTCGGGCGCACCCCCAAGACGCCCTTTGAGATTCGGCAGACCGAAGCCTTTCGGGCGGCTACGGCCTCGGCCGAGTATAACCGGGGCACGCCCGACGGCGCGCGGCCGGGCATTTTCTACGTACCCATTCTGGACGCCACTGCCTTCAACACGACCTCGGGAATGGAGTCGCTATTTTTGCACGAGGCCATTCCCGGCCATCACTACCAGCTTTCCTTGCAGCAGGAAAACACCAGCCAGCCGCAGTTCCGGCGCTTTGGCGGCTACAGCGCGTTCAGCGAAGGATGGGCGCTGTACTGCGAAAGCCTGGGCCCCGAACTGGGCCTCTACGCCGATCCGTACCAGAAACTCGGCGCCTTGGGCGACGACATCCACCGCGCTATCCGGCTGGTGGTGGACGTGGGCCTGCACGCCAAAGGCATGAGCCGCGAAGAAGCCATCAAGTACATGATGGCCAACGAACCCATCAGCGAGCAGGGCGCCACGGCCGAGATTGAGCGCTACATGTCGTGGCCCGGCCAGGCGCTGAGCTACAAAACGGGCGCGTTGAAACTGCGTGAGCTGCGCGCCCGCTACGAAAAGCAGCTGGGCAACAAATTCGACCTGCGTGCTTTCCACGACGAAGTTCTGGCCGGCGGCTCGATGCCCCTGGCCGTGCTGGAAAAGCGGATGGACGCCTGGGCCGCCCGGCAGCGGTAG
- a CDS encoding TIGR03435 family protein, with translation MKKLLFAFLPLGLAWGPRPGRAQAPVAIGAPAPALRFAAVQNAPRPTASLAALRGQVVLLEFWGTYCGPCVAAMPHLQELQKRFAGRLQVVAISQETPARVARYLAARPSNLWFATVAGAAADSLQRLFSYRIVPHTVLLDAAGRVVASTNPRYVTAGTIDSVLRGLPVRLPLVKDDLTPNPMAAYFPANAATPPHFLMQPTMQGMGGMMRTFPQDSSAFHNRRLVVMNLPLATLYRLAYGNLSYYRTLDLRPKAPAGAPEPTYCLDLIVARGQEETLMPTLRRELAARFELRAALEPRTKPVYLLKVANARRLPAPARPATATGGGMSGGQFSADDAPLAAVADYLESFGVVKRPVLDATGLATRYNLHFEFQPEKPGDLQRALGALGLALEEAERPVDVLVLRE, from the coding sequence ATGAAAAAGCTCCTGTTTGCCTTCCTCCCCCTGGGCCTCGCGTGGGGGCCCCGCCCCGGCCGGGCCCAGGCCCCCGTGGCCATTGGGGCCCCGGCGCCCGCGCTGCGCTTCGCCGCCGTGCAAAACGCGCCGCGGCCCACCGCGTCGCTGGCCGCGCTGCGCGGGCAAGTGGTGCTGCTGGAGTTTTGGGGCACGTACTGCGGGCCGTGCGTGGCGGCTATGCCGCACTTGCAGGAGCTGCAAAAGCGGTTTGCCGGGCGGCTGCAAGTGGTGGCCATCAGCCAGGAAACGCCGGCGCGGGTGGCGCGCTACCTGGCGGCCCGGCCCTCCAACCTGTGGTTTGCCACCGTGGCCGGCGCGGCGGCCGACTCGCTCCAGCGGCTGTTTTCGTACCGCATCGTGCCCCACACGGTGCTGCTCGACGCCGCGGGCCGGGTGGTGGCCAGCACCAACCCGCGCTACGTCACGGCCGGCACCATCGACAGTGTCCTACGGGGGCTGCCCGTCCGCTTACCGCTGGTGAAGGATGACCTGACTCCCAACCCGATGGCTGCTTATTTCCCCGCCAACGCCGCCACGCCGCCGCACTTTCTTATGCAACCAACCATGCAGGGCATGGGCGGCATGATGCGCACGTTCCCGCAGGACTCGTCGGCCTTTCACAACCGCCGCTTGGTGGTGATGAACCTGCCGCTGGCCACGCTCTACCGCTTGGCTTACGGCAATTTATCCTACTACCGCACCCTCGACCTGCGCCCCAAAGCGCCCGCGGGGGCCCCGGAGCCCACCTATTGCCTCGACCTGATTGTGGCCCGCGGCCAGGAAGAAACCTTAATGCCCACGCTGCGGCGCGAGCTGGCCGCCCGCTTCGAGCTGCGCGCCGCCCTGGAGCCGCGCACGAAGCCGGTGTACCTACTAAAGGTAGCCAACGCCCGCCGGCTGCCGGCCCCAGCCCGGCCCGCCACGGCCACCGGCGGCGGCATGTCGGGCGGCCAGTTCAGCGCCGACGATGCCCCGCTGGCCGCCGTAGCCGATTATTTGGAGAGCTTCGGCGTGGTGAAGCGGCCGGTGCTGGACGCCACCGGCCTGGCCACGCGCTACAACCTGCACTTCGAGTTTCAGCCCGAAAAGCCCGGCGACCTGCAACGCGCCCTGGGGGCCCTGGGCCTAGCGCTCGAAGAAGCCGAGCGGCCCGTAGACGTGCTGGTGCTGCGGGAATAG
- a CDS encoding TlpA disulfide reductase family protein: MKLLFAAALGALPLLAQAQAETFVLNGKVANARANSKAYLRYSIDGKAVIDSAWVKKDGAFSFKGTVPGPVAANLAFTHQGTALAKTRDMTSVYLEKGTIKVATPDSATKAVVAGTPINALANQLREQMKPLDAQGKALGQQYMAARAKQDKPAMDALEAKFDANDEAQRKVAAEFVAVHPNDRFSLFAVKQAVGYAPKAAEYAALFEKLSPKLRATPEGQKIATQIAKLQSVAVGALAPDFTQKTPEGTPLTLSSLRGKYVLIDFWASWCGPCRQENPNVVAAYNTYKDKGFTILGVSLDRENGQGAWVKAIAADGLVWHQVSDLKFWQNAVAQQYSVLGIPQNFLLDPAGKIVATNLRGEELQTKLAQLLMPVK; the protein is encoded by the coding sequence ATGAAACTTCTCTTCGCCGCGGCCCTGGGGGCCCTGCCCCTACTGGCCCAGGCCCAGGCCGAAACCTTCGTATTGAACGGCAAAGTCGCCAACGCCAGGGCTAATAGCAAAGCCTACTTGAGATATTCCATCGACGGCAAGGCAGTAATAGATTCAGCATGGGTGAAAAAAGACGGCGCCTTCTCTTTTAAGGGCACCGTGCCGGGCCCCGTGGCGGCCAACCTGGCCTTCACGCACCAGGGCACCGCGCTGGCCAAAACGCGCGACATGACCAGCGTGTACCTCGAAAAAGGCACCATCAAAGTAGCCACGCCCGACTCGGCCACCAAGGCCGTCGTCGCGGGCACGCCCATTAATGCACTGGCCAACCAGCTACGCGAGCAGATGAAGCCGCTGGATGCCCAGGGCAAGGCCCTGGGCCAGCAGTACATGGCCGCCCGCGCCAAGCAGGACAAGCCCGCTATGGATGCGCTCGAAGCCAAGTTCGACGCCAACGACGAGGCCCAACGGAAGGTAGCCGCCGAGTTCGTAGCGGTCCATCCCAACGACCGGTTCAGCCTGTTCGCCGTCAAGCAAGCTGTAGGCTACGCCCCCAAGGCGGCTGAGTACGCGGCGCTCTTCGAGAAGCTTTCGCCCAAGCTGCGGGCCACGCCGGAGGGCCAGAAAATTGCTACCCAAATCGCCAAGTTGCAGTCGGTAGCCGTGGGGGCCCTAGCGCCCGACTTCACCCAGAAAACGCCCGAGGGCACGCCGCTCACGCTCTCGTCGCTGCGTGGCAAGTACGTGCTGATTGACTTCTGGGCCAGCTGGTGCGGCCCCTGCCGCCAGGAGAATCCCAACGTAGTGGCGGCTTACAACACCTACAAAGACAAGGGCTTCACCATCCTAGGCGTGTCGCTGGACCGGGAGAACGGCCAGGGCGCCTGGGTTAAAGCCATTGCCGCCGATGGCCTGGTCTGGCACCAAGTGTCGGACCTGAAATTCTGGCAGAACGCCGTGGCCCAACAGTACAGCGTGCTGGGCATCCCCCAAAACTTCCTGCTCGACCCCGCCGGCAAAATCGTGGCCACCAACCTGCGCGGCGAAGAGCTGCAAACCAAGCTGGCCCAACTGCTGATGCCAGTGAAGTAG
- a CDS encoding response regulator transcription factor, whose translation MMTPPLPHLLLLEDELPLARIVRESLERQGFRVTHAADGALGLAAFRREPFDLCIVDIMLPQLDGLAFVAEIRRTNQQVPVLFLTAKSQPADVVQGFGVGGNDYLRKPFSLDELLVRLRELLRRAPAAAPALPAAVPLGRYVFVPLRQELWLDGQLNARLSHRESELLELLARHQPRPLGRKAALLQLWGDDSFFHARSMDVFISRLRKYLRHDPAVAILNLRGVGYRLVT comes from the coding sequence ATGATGACGCCGCCCTTGCCCCACCTGCTGCTGCTCGAAGATGAACTGCCCCTGGCCCGCATCGTGCGCGAAAGCCTGGAGCGCCAGGGCTTCCGGGTGACGCACGCGGCCGATGGGGCCCTGGGGCTGGCCGCGTTCCGCCGCGAGCCGTTCGACCTGTGCATTGTGGATATTATGCTGCCACAGCTCGACGGGCTGGCGTTCGTGGCGGAAATCCGGCGCACCAACCAGCAGGTGCCGGTGCTCTTCCTCACGGCCAAGTCGCAGCCCGCCGACGTGGTGCAGGGCTTCGGAGTGGGTGGCAACGACTACCTGCGCAAGCCCTTCAGTCTCGACGAGCTGCTGGTGCGCCTGCGCGAGCTGCTGCGCCGGGCCCCGGCCGCCGCGCCCGCGCTGCCCGCCGCCGTGCCGCTGGGCCGCTACGTGTTCGTGCCCCTGCGCCAGGAGCTGTGGCTGGACGGCCAGCTCAACGCCCGGCTCTCGCACCGCGAAAGCGAGCTGCTGGAGCTGCTCGCCCGCCACCAGCCCCGCCCGCTCGGCCGCAAAGCGGCCCTGCTGCAACTGTGGGGCGATGACTCGTTTTTCCACGCCCGCTCGATGGACGTGTTCATCTCCCGCCTGCGCAAATACCTCCGCCACGACCCCGCCGTGGCCATCCTCAACCTGCGCGGCGTGGGCTACCGGCTGGTAACGTAG
- a CDS encoding ATPase domain-containing protein: MRGITALFTALVSGRDGRLDMTGEGVSSLVDTWISVRDLEGIGERNRGLSILKARGLAHSNQVREFVVTPQGVELLDVVVGPTGIITGAGRLAQRAQALAAAAAEQHALNRSGRELERKRRVLEATIGTCAPSSNRGRKRCARRGPLRKGPRPRAMMQPVMKQPRGPNVRLSIPV; encoded by the coding sequence GTGCGCGGTATCACAGCCTTGTTCACGGCCCTGGTAAGCGGGCGCGACGGGCGGCTGGACATGACCGGGGAAGGCGTGTCGTCGCTGGTCGATACCTGGATTTCGGTGCGCGACCTCGAAGGCATCGGCGAGCGCAACCGCGGCCTGAGCATCCTCAAGGCCCGCGGCCTGGCCCACTCCAACCAGGTGCGCGAGTTCGTGGTGACCCCGCAGGGCGTGGAGCTGCTCGATGTGGTGGTGGGCCCCACGGGCATTATTACCGGGGCGGGCCGCCTGGCCCAGCGCGCCCAGGCCCTGGCCGCCGCCGCCGCCGAGCAGCACGCGCTGAACCGCAGCGGCCGCGAGCTGGAACGCAAGCGCCGGGTGCTGGAGGCCACCATCGGTACCTGCGCACCGAGTTCGAATCGGGGGAGGAAGCGCTGCGCCAGGCGCGGGCCGCTCAGGAAAGGGCCCCGGCCGAGGGCGATGATGCAACCAGTAATGAAACAGCCCCGGGGCCCCAACGTTCGGCTTAGCATTCCCGTATAG